From the genome of Malus sylvestris chromosome 13, drMalSylv7.2, whole genome shotgun sequence:
CCCCTCTTTAGCCACTAATACTCTGTATAGAAGCTAACACGCCATACCACATACATTCAACCACAAAGTGTTACACGAGGATATGTATATGTCTTTAAGTTTATCAACTCCCTAAATCTTAAGACACAACAAAACAACCAAAGCATCAAGTTATCTGAATTTTCTCAGCTATCCAACGTACCTACGGCCTAGATTCTACAGCCAAATGAAAGTAGACTTATTCCATTATTGGCTACGGGTACGTATTCAAAAGTAAACAATTTACACTTccacccaaaaaacaaaagaaaaaaaaaatagctttCTTGTGATAGAAGTCTTCAAACAGAGAATTCTTAATCATAATATAAGATCTAAATCCACATCCATCACATCCACCCAATACAACCCCCAAAACCCACATTCACcaaaaacaaacacaaaccCAACAACCACAATTATCACAATTACTTAAGCACCTTAGCTTCAAGATCAAAACACcataaccaaaagaaaaagcatAAAACTTTATCTGAATCAGTAGTGTAAGCAGCTTACTCTTGAGCTCATCGAGCCAGCGGCCGACACTCTCGAACGTGGTCTTGAGGGTGATATCATAGACAATGAGAGCTCCGACCGCGCCGCGGTAGTAGGCGGAGGTGACGGCCCTGAAGCGTTCTTGGCCGGCCGTGTCCCAAATCTGAGCtttcacctctttgccgtcGATTTGCATGCTCTGGGTCTGAAACTCCACGCCTATCGTGGCTTTCGAGTGAGCGTTGAACTCGTTCCGTGAGTAGCGGGACAGCAAGTTCGATTTCCCAACTGCCGAGTCGCCGATTATGACGATCTTGAACAGGTACTCCTCCTCCCCAGACCCCTCCTCGTCTGAAGACGACATGCCGTTTGCTTTCTGGGTTTTTCTTGCTTCTTCTCCTCTGCTTTGTTTGCTTCCTGGGTTTCTTTGTTGAAGTTAATTCAGCAGAGGAATTTTAGCACGCAGTGAAGAATGGAAAGAAAGGGAGGGAGGAAGCGAGTTTTGACAGAAAATGGTAGACTGTCAAATtttggaggagagagaaactgaaagagagagaggaaggatgGCGCATGTGCGCTGCGCTGCCAGACGGACATACCGCGCATGTAGTGCCTTCATTATACATTTTCGGgcatttttttcttgttttatttttattttctttctttttctaatttatTCTTTGATTTGCGGTTACGAATACATTTGCATCCTctattaaatatttaaagaaaataaattctagGTGTAACGGTTTGatttggccttttttttttttttacaatttttttgaatTGTCATATGAATTCATGCAGATATTTTAATTTGTCATATGAACAAATTTTAATCAATTTGTGATATGAATTTTTTGAAATCATTCACTTGTCAtcatggtataaaatatcgatgatatcggaaatacaggtaatccaaaaacatggaaattttgatggaaatatcgggatattatcgatatcgataaaacttgaataaaaaccacggaaattgtaagaaaaacttggaaatttttattaaaactttggagaatgtttatttagttaattatctattagtttataaaaaaaattagaaagaaatgcattacatgatggatttaactgatttaagttgattatacagcgAGTTGGCAAACACtgtaagtgtagaaaatatgtagtaattaatgaaaaaaagattaaacacaccataatcatttaaatataatgatttactacaatattttacactttatacattgcatggtaagatatatgagtgatttagtaccacataaagttcctatgaggttcaaaattttcactatcttcatcatttctatgtgtagagtaagtttattgtgaagagtattcatcaaatgataaatccccaaaatagttttgcatgtaattgttaacatgccactcatataaatataaatattttagcatattatcactaaaacataagtgatatatggTGGTTACAGTCTtggagaagtaaaatgggaggggttcaaatcccctctgtgttttttttcctcccttttttccctttttttcttcattttctttttttttttccttcctttacaccgacattttcgatattttagctttttcctcccttttttccctttttttcttctttttttttttccttcctttacaccaatattttcgatattttagcgATATTTTCCGATATTATGATCGATATTGTCGATATGTACATGGATATGTTCCGAAATATCCGTGATTCGAAAAAACCGAAATATCCTtgatatttcgtcgatattatcgatatttcagaCTATGCTTGTCATCACACTCTTAACTCCATTAACttttataaattacataaaactattTTAATTATAAGTCGAACCACAATATCATAATTCATGTTTTGAAATATCATACCTTAACTATTAATTTATTGCAATATCATATCTCAACTTATGAATTAATTTGTTGCAATATCATATCACTCCCTCCTCCGTCCCCCTTCTTCCTCCCCTTACTCCCTCCTTCATCCCTCTTCTTCCTCGTCCTCCTTAAATACAGCCACCATCCTCCAAACTTTCTCCGTTGTCGAACCCACTtgtttgcactcaaaatatacccatttttacttatttgggcaatttgggtaaaatatggtATTTGAAGGATTAATATACAAGAAAACTAACTTGGAAAGATATTTGGCTGCAAGTGGGGGGTTTTggcactataatattgtttttcccatttgtttgggtggtggaggtttgtCAAGCCTTTGTTTAATCAAGATACATGCATGTATTGCAAGTggatgggaaagctttcgggcAAGAATGTGTAGTGAAAGAAGCTAGTttgcttcttttatttattttattgcaaGTGGGAAAAGGCATGTGGTGGAGATGcaacttgtttctttttttattgttagtttattacaagtggggaaacatgtgctaaaaacatgtggtggagatgcaagtttcccttttaatattgtttctacatgcaagttgtgttggaagtatgcccacaaagccactcatttgatgtaatagcttttggaatacttaatgtattaaactattatatgtttaatgaagggcaaagcttattgttaatcactatttattgtatcatgtgtttaagcaataagggaatccaaggaatgtatttgatctaagagataagtgatttaagtaagttagattaacgagacctttctcttatgctcattcctaaaacgttcctagccataggattgccaattgggcattgacaatccgctaaggttagtatgtgttatgtcaactcaagcatgagtatgactagtctcaagtcatttagtgttggacactaagacaaacacgtaggtgcttgaaagagtaatcgagtacactgaacaacgatcaaaagagagtttgaacatacatgtcatgtaagaactcataagttgcaatatgcaaagtagtcatttgacctgaggcatcatagatgtctaatggttaggtctttgatctttgatcatgtcaaaggcattccatcaagagtgtccacggcattgttggggcaAGCT
Proteins encoded in this window:
- the LOC126595907 gene encoding ras-related protein RABA5e-like, with the protein product MSSSDEEGSGEEEYLFKIVIIGDSAVGKSNLLSRYSRNEFNAHSKATIGVEFQTQSMQIDGKEVKAQIWDTAGQERFRAVTSAYYRGAVGALIVYDITLKTTFESVGRWLDELKTHSDTTVAMMLVGNKCDLENIRAVSVEDGRSLAEAEGLFFMETSALDSTNVKMAFELVIQEIYNNVSRKVLNSDTYKAELSVNRVSLVNNGADGLKKTQGYFSCCSG